In Rhizobium jaguaris, a single window of DNA contains:
- a CDS encoding carbohydrate ABC transporter permease, with product MRLKFRSLAPYLFVGPAVLSVAVFLYGPLIASVLLSLVDWNLLSSDIRFIGPDNYTSVLENADFRLSAWNTLLYCVVLIPAEIILPLILALMLHSVRKSPVQAIYRSSLFLPTIVAFSVAGVAWSWLFNPVNGLLNEILGFFGLPPSRWHTDPDLALLCVCVVTFWKTFGLNMLLWLAALANLPPVLREASQLDGASARLHFFTISLPLMTPTAFFISVTTFFHVLDDIVGVIDVLTHGGPAGRSSSIVYYLWQQGLQFFQFGPASAVAVIIIVLVLAITWLQFRIGEKRVHYR from the coding sequence ATGCGTCTCAAATTTCGATCGCTGGCCCCTTACCTGTTCGTGGGGCCAGCCGTGCTTTCCGTCGCCGTCTTCCTCTACGGTCCCCTGATCGCATCCGTGTTGTTGTCACTGGTGGACTGGAATCTTCTTTCCTCTGACATCCGTTTCATCGGCCCCGACAATTACACATCGGTCTTGGAGAACGCCGATTTCCGGCTGTCGGCCTGGAACACGCTACTTTATTGCGTGGTTCTCATCCCGGCCGAAATCATATTGCCGTTGATCCTGGCGTTGATGCTGCACTCAGTGCGCAAGAGCCCCGTGCAAGCGATCTACCGCAGCAGCCTGTTCTTGCCGACGATCGTCGCCTTCTCGGTGGCAGGCGTCGCGTGGTCCTGGCTGTTCAACCCGGTCAACGGGCTTCTCAATGAAATCCTGGGTTTCTTCGGACTTCCTCCGTCCAGGTGGCATACTGACCCTGACTTGGCGCTGCTATGTGTTTGTGTCGTGACATTCTGGAAGACCTTCGGCCTCAACATGCTTCTCTGGCTGGCAGCGCTCGCAAACTTGCCGCCCGTACTACGCGAGGCGTCCCAGCTCGATGGGGCCAGCGCCCGCCTGCACTTTTTCACCATCAGCCTTCCGCTGATGACGCCGACCGCCTTCTTCATCAGCGTTACGACTTTCTTCCACGTCCTTGACGACATTGTTGGCGTTATCGATGTTTTGACCCATGGCGGGCCCGCCGGAAGAAGTTCGAGCATCGTTTACTACCTCTGGCAGCAGGGTCTACAGTTCTTCCAGTTCGGACCAGCAAGCGCCGTCGCGGTGATCATCATCGTCCTCGTGCTCGCTATCACGTGGCTGCAGTTTCGCATCGGCGAAAAGCGGGTGCATTACAGATGA
- a CDS encoding extracellular solute-binding protein has translation MTAISRRQFAAGATLAFGASIITARAARSADAEIVISSTWGSDKPFQKVVDAFNSKRLGVTAVNRFDGDYEAATAKAVASVAAGRPPAMMITGWKFGYFAKRTLGARDLREVNAAKAEAILANFRPSVLPLVTVDGAVIGLPWAMSTPITYINSEMWKAAGLDPQLPETPDTRWLYDSARKLDAALKGKHPTYRSPIALSNNEWTSQSFIQNAGGFIIDPDGKLALNSPEAIAGMTEYCAPAHEGLWLPVSDKDQTAAFQSGALAICTTSSTSAVTFPFGEAKAITTKFPGLAGHARKMNSGGNFLAVYTKNKEQAEASLAFLEFCASKEGQMIWSQVGYLNTSVHDIPLINEFMKPAAAQLADGLTAETIWPGKRGLEGQAVWRKWVSRMLLKETTVSDGVKGAHDELAGLISA, from the coding sequence ATGACTGCAATTAGCCGACGCCAATTCGCCGCGGGGGCCACCTTAGCCTTTGGGGCAAGCATAATCACTGCACGAGCAGCGAGATCTGCCGACGCCGAGATCGTCATCTCGAGCACGTGGGGCTCCGACAAGCCGTTCCAGAAGGTCGTTGATGCCTTTAATTCCAAGAGGTTGGGCGTGACGGCGGTAAACCGGTTCGACGGCGACTACGAGGCGGCAACGGCAAAGGCGGTGGCCAGCGTCGCAGCAGGGCGCCCCCCGGCCATGATGATCACGGGATGGAAGTTCGGCTACTTCGCCAAACGGACGCTGGGCGCGCGCGACCTTCGCGAGGTCAATGCCGCGAAGGCAGAGGCAATCCTTGCCAATTTCCGGCCTTCCGTTCTGCCGCTCGTGACCGTCGATGGCGCCGTGATTGGCCTTCCCTGGGCCATGTCTACGCCGATCACCTACATCAACAGCGAAATGTGGAAGGCGGCGGGCCTCGATCCTCAGTTGCCGGAGACGCCGGACACCAGGTGGCTGTACGATAGCGCCCGAAAACTCGATGCCGCGCTCAAGGGCAAACACCCGACTTACCGCTCGCCGATTGCCCTGTCCAACAACGAGTGGACAAGCCAGTCCTTCATTCAGAATGCGGGCGGTTTCATCATCGATCCAGATGGCAAGCTTGCTCTCAACAGCCCAGAGGCAATTGCCGGTATGACCGAATACTGCGCGCCAGCGCATGAAGGTCTCTGGCTTCCCGTGAGCGACAAAGATCAGACAGCAGCATTCCAGTCGGGAGCACTCGCGATCTGCACGACCAGCTCGACATCCGCCGTCACGTTCCCCTTCGGCGAAGCGAAAGCGATTACGACGAAATTCCCCGGGCTCGCCGGGCACGCGCGGAAAATGAACAGTGGCGGCAACTTCCTCGCTGTCTACACCAAGAACAAAGAGCAGGCGGAAGCATCGCTCGCCTTCCTCGAATTCTGTGCCTCGAAGGAAGGACAGATGATCTGGTCGCAGGTCGGCTATCTCAACACTTCGGTTCACGACATCCCGCTGATCAACGAGTTCATGAAGCCCGCCGCCGCGCAGCTTGCGGATGGGCTGACGGCGGAGACGATCTGGCCGGGCAAGCGCGGTCTTGAAGGTCAGGCGGTTTGGCGCAAATGGGTTTCGCGCATGCTTCTGAAGGAGACAACCGTGTCCGACGGAGTGAAAGGCGCCCATGACGAACTTGCGGGATTGATTTCAGCGTAA